The following coding sequences are from one Hymenobacter sp. DG25A window:
- a CDS encoding DEAD/DEAH box helicase — protein sequence MNYLQATPIQEQAIPKIIEGKDLIACAQTGTGKTAAYLIPLLDRISHAKHGTTSTLILVPTRELATQIDEQVTGFGYFVEASSIAIYGGGKSEGWEQQKRALTSGADIIIATPGRLIAHMQMGYVKFEDLKYLVLDEADKMMDMGFSDDILNIVRQLPKKRQTLLFSATMPNKIRDFSKQILNEPEEIRLAVSKPAAGIDQQLYMAFDRQKIYILEHILKTQNVLSMVLFTSQKAAVSGIVRSINKLGYVAQGISSDRTQEEREQIMRDFKNKAFPILVATDVLSRGIDIDSLSHVVNYDIPRAAEDYVHRIGRTARAATKGTAITFISDQDQDRVVKIEKLIERELEKKNITEELGLGEAPEFDPKRFAGLHGKIGGRPERGGRSGGGSRSGGGGGRDRGPRTEGSGGRDVNRRDAHDPKDPKHIERIAKANAALAALDAGHAPAQPYQRPPREPRPEGEARPPRAPREPRPEGEAKDGVSQARAPRAEGDKGEGQGRRNRGGRNRNRSNRPEGSGAEAPQTTPVAPSAE from the coding sequence ATGAACTACCTCCAGGCCACCCCTATTCAGGAGCAGGCCATCCCCAAAATCATCGAAGGGAAAGACCTGATTGCCTGCGCCCAGACGGGCACCGGCAAAACTGCCGCCTACCTCATTCCCCTCCTCGACCGGATTTCGCACGCCAAGCACGGCACTACCTCCACCCTCATTCTGGTGCCCACGCGCGAGCTGGCTACCCAGATTGATGAGCAGGTAACCGGCTTCGGCTACTTTGTAGAAGCCAGCTCCATTGCCATTTATGGCGGTGGCAAAAGCGAGGGCTGGGAGCAGCAGAAGCGTGCCCTCACCTCCGGCGCCGACATCATCATTGCCACCCCCGGCCGCCTCATTGCCCACATGCAAATGGGCTATGTAAAGTTCGAGGACCTCAAGTACCTGGTGCTGGATGAGGCCGACAAGATGATGGACATGGGCTTTTCCGATGATATCCTGAACATTGTGCGCCAGTTGCCCAAGAAGCGGCAGACGCTGCTGTTCTCGGCTACCATGCCCAACAAAATCCGGGACTTCTCCAAGCAGATTCTTAACGAGCCTGAGGAAATCCGCCTGGCCGTATCCAAGCCCGCCGCCGGCATCGACCAGCAGCTGTATATGGCCTTCGACCGCCAGAAAATCTACATTCTGGAGCACATTCTGAAAACCCAGAACGTGCTGAGTATGGTGCTGTTCACCTCGCAGAAAGCGGCCGTGAGCGGCATTGTGCGCTCCATCAACAAGCTGGGCTACGTGGCGCAGGGCATCAGCTCCGACCGCACTCAGGAAGAGCGGGAGCAGATCATGCGCGACTTCAAAAACAAGGCGTTTCCTATTCTGGTAGCTACCGATGTTTTGAGCCGCGGTATTGATATCGACTCGCTGAGCCACGTGGTGAACTACGATATTCCCCGCGCCGCCGAGGATTACGTGCACCGCATTGGCCGCACGGCCCGCGCCGCCACCAAAGGCACGGCCATCACCTTCATTTCCGACCAGGACCAGGACCGGGTGGTGAAGATTGAGAAGCTGATTGAGCGCGAGCTGGAGAAAAAGAACATTACCGAGGAGTTGGGCCTGGGCGAAGCGCCCGAGTTTGACCCCAAGCGTTTTGCCGGCCTGCACGGTAAGATTGGTGGCCGCCCTGAGCGGGGTGGCCGGTCCGGCGGTGGCAGCCGCTCGGGTGGCGGCGGAGGCCGCGACCGGGGCCCGCGTACCGAAGGCAGCGGGGGCCGCGACGTCAACCGCCGCGACGCCCACGACCCCAAAGACCCCAAGCACATAGAGCGCATAGCCAAGGCCAACGCCGCCCTGGCCGCCCTGGATGCCGGCCACGCCCCAGCCCAGCCCTACCAGCGCCCACCGCGTGAGCCGCGCCCCGAGGGGGAAGCCCGTCCGCCCCGCGCGCCGCGGGAACCCCGGCCGGAAGGAGAAGCGAAGGACGGCGTAAGCCAGGCCCGCGCGCCCCGCGCCGAAGGTGACAAAGGCGAAGGCCAGGGTCGGCGTAACCGCGGCGGCCGCAACCGGAACCGTAGCAACCGCCCGGAAGGCTCCGGCGCTGAAGCTCCGCAAACCACACCGGTAGCTCCGAGCGCCGAGTAA
- a CDS encoding class I SAM-dependent methyltransferase yields the protein MPILDRFSTQAALYAHFRIDYPAALYEWLLARVPGRHRAWDCATGNGQVAVVLARHFAQVEATDISQAQLAQAPPRPNINYQLAQAEHTPFPAHSFDLVTVGQAVHWFEPEAFNQEVQRVLKPGGVIAEWGYGLVEVSPELDLIIQKFYAETLHAYWDANRWHIDDEYARLPFPFAKVETARFTEARHWTAAHFLNYLRTWSSVANYQRQHQTDAVLLIAEEVTQLWGEEEREVRFPVFLRMGRAK from the coding sequence ATGCCCATACTCGACCGGTTTTCCACCCAGGCGGCGCTATACGCCCACTTCCGCATCGACTACCCCGCGGCGCTTTATGAGTGGCTGCTGGCCCGCGTGCCCGGCCGCCACCGCGCCTGGGACTGCGCCACCGGCAACGGCCAGGTGGCCGTGGTACTGGCCCGGCACTTTGCCCAGGTAGAAGCCACCGATATAAGCCAGGCCCAGCTGGCGCAGGCTCCGCCGCGGCCTAACATCAACTACCAGCTGGCCCAGGCCGAGCATACGCCTTTCCCAGCCCACAGCTTTGACTTAGTAACCGTGGGGCAGGCCGTGCATTGGTTTGAGCCGGAGGCGTTCAACCAGGAAGTGCAGCGCGTGCTGAAGCCGGGCGGCGTAATTGCCGAGTGGGGCTATGGCCTGGTGGAAGTAAGCCCGGAGCTGGACCTCATCATTCAAAAATTTTACGCCGAAACCCTGCACGCCTACTGGGATGCCAACCGCTGGCACATCGACGATGAATACGCCCGCCTGCCGTTCCCATTTGCCAAGGTAGAAACGGCCCGCTTTACGGAAGCCCGCCACTGGACGGCCGCGCATTTCCTGAACTACCTGCGCACCTGGTCCAGCGTGGCCAACTACCAGCGCCAGCACCAGACGGATGCCGTATTGCTCATTGCTGAGGAAGTAACGCAGCTCTGGGGCGAAGAGGAGCGGGAAGTGCGGTTTCCGGTGTTTCTGCGCATGGGCCGGGCAAAGTAA
- a CDS encoding sugar MFS transporter: MAFSSAPSVSPPGLADAPGEQPRYTSALASLTVLFFMMGFITCLNDILIPYLKAIFQLSYTQANLINLCFFGAYFVMGIPAGKVVQRIGYKGGMLLGFLVAALGCFLFYPAADSRSYGLFLGALFVLATGVVLLQVAGNPYVAILGPAKSAPARLTLTQAFNSLGTTVAPLLGAALILSNLPDLDTAASAAAIDVRAVQVPYLVIGGVLIVISVLLGMLKLPRIEHAPDTDTTRSKPWHYRHLVLGMVGIFVYVGGEVAIGSHIVSYLHLPDVMNLAPKAAGSMVAYYWGGAMVGRFLGAYLLNKVNPGRLLAFNALGAVVLVLISMNTHGEIAMWSLLAVGLMNSIMFATIFTLAVAGLGRHTEEASGLLNVAIVGGALVPMLFGAVADASTLRMALILPVLCYLYILWYGLKGHVRTV; encoded by the coding sequence ATGGCCTTTTCCTCCGCACCCTCTGTTTCTCCTCCAGGCTTAGCCGATGCCCCTGGCGAGCAGCCGCGCTACACCTCGGCGCTGGCCTCGCTGACGGTATTATTCTTTATGATGGGCTTTATCACGTGTCTGAACGACATTCTGATTCCCTATCTGAAGGCTATTTTCCAGCTCAGCTACACGCAGGCTAACCTGATTAACCTCTGCTTTTTTGGTGCCTACTTCGTGATGGGTATTCCGGCCGGCAAAGTGGTGCAGCGCATCGGCTATAAAGGCGGCATGCTGCTGGGCTTTCTAGTAGCGGCGCTGGGTTGCTTCCTGTTTTACCCCGCCGCCGACAGCCGCTCTTATGGCTTGTTTCTGGGTGCCCTGTTCGTGCTGGCCACGGGCGTAGTGCTGCTGCAGGTAGCCGGCAACCCCTACGTAGCTATTCTGGGCCCGGCTAAGTCGGCCCCGGCCCGCCTCACGCTCACGCAGGCGTTCAACTCGCTGGGTACCACGGTGGCTCCGCTGCTGGGCGCGGCCCTGATTCTGTCTAACCTGCCGGATCTGGATACTGCCGCTTCCGCCGCCGCTATTGATGTAAGGGCCGTACAAGTGCCTTACCTAGTTATCGGTGGGGTTCTTATCGTTATCAGTGTGTTACTGGGTATGCTGAAGCTACCACGTATTGAGCATGCTCCTGATACCGATACCACCCGTTCCAAGCCATGGCACTACCGCCACCTGGTGCTGGGTATGGTGGGCATCTTTGTATACGTAGGCGGCGAAGTGGCCATTGGCTCACACATTGTTTCTTACCTGCACCTGCCCGATGTAATGAATCTGGCGCCTAAAGCGGCTGGTTCTATGGTGGCCTATTACTGGGGAGGAGCTATGGTAGGCCGCTTCTTAGGCGCTTACCTGCTCAATAAAGTAAACCCCGGTCGTCTCTTGGCCTTCAATGCGCTGGGCGCTGTAGTGCTGGTGCTGATTTCCATGAACACGCATGGCGAAATTGCCATGTGGAGCCTGCTGGCCGTGGGCCTGATGAACTCCATCATGTTCGCCACTATTTTCACGCTGGCCGTAGCCGGTTTGGGCCGCCATACCGAAGAAGCCTCCGGGCTGCTGAACGTGGCCATTGTGGGTGGTGCTCTGGTGCCTATGCTCTTCGGGGCCGTGGCCGATGCCAGCACCCTGCGCATGGCTTTGATTCTGCCGGTGCTCTGCTACCTCTACATTTTGTGGTACGGCCTGAAAGGGCACGTGCGCACCGTGTAG